AGAGTTACCGACATGGGGAAGCCTCTGATGAAAGCTCGATTGGCTGGAATCAAGTTAGTTTTGGCCTACCAGATCGCATCCGGTGGTGTAGCGTTTGCTAATGACACGGCGGGCGCGAACAAGACCGTGACTTACGATTTCGAGCGGCTGATGACCGGCGCGAAGCTGCTGAAGTGCTCGGAGTTCGGCAAAGCAATCGTGGACAATATGTAACTTCTGAATTGCCTTTTTCTTATTCCTTCGCCGGCGCCGGCTTGCAACACTGGGTGGAGTTTACCCTGAGCCTCGAAGGGGACTTCCTGTGGCAACGCGAAGCCGACTTCGGGCCGCAGGGCCGAATCGCAAAGAGGATTAGGATGCGCGCTCCGCGCTGTTAGTAAACGTTCAGAAAAACGACTACTCGCGATGAGGTCTCGAGTCGGTCCCGCGAAGTGGCGCCATCGAACTGGGCTGCGGCGAAATTGTCATCAATGTCGAGAGCAATGCTGTCACCATCGTGCGCGAGGGCGATTGGGGCGGAATGAGGAAGGCGTACCGATGCCTGACGTAAATATAATCTCAATGTGATTGTGAAGGCTGAATGGTCCGCTGGACTATGAACGCCGCTCTTTCGTACAGTTCATCAAAAGTAAGAATTTCAGGATTTGTAAGGTTTCTGCGAAACAATTCAAATGACTGAATACGCGCGCGGTCGTCTTTCAATTGTTTCAGGTTTCCAACGACAAGTATCCCCTTAGGCTGGATCGTAAATGCTTCCTTCAGCGCATCACGATTCCCGGCGCTATCTGAACTCTCTTGCCACTGACGGCAAGCCGTCTGCACTTGGGCTGCTCCCCCCGCTACGTCATCACCTGGAGGATAGACTCCGTTCCGATATTCCTTGGGCCGCACGAGCGGAGACTGCGGACGCTTGATTTCCACAAGAACCGTGAATTTCACTTGAGCTTCGGAGAGGCCCATAAAATCCCCTAGTTTGCCTCCGCGCCCGCTTATGGTTGTGCCACCCAGATGTGGCTTCGACTGAGATAGGCTTATAAATCGGTAACTGAGACCGTAGCCAAAGATCCAAGTATTTTTCTGAAAAAAATGCTGCCACCATTCCTCTTGCTCTTCGCGGTCGAGATGCGCTTTGAACTCGGCCAGAGCTGCGGCACGTTCCTCTTGGAGTTTTGCATAAGACAGCTTAAGTAGGATGCCTGGACGCGCATTCTCTAAATCGTGCCACAGTTCGTCCGGCGATTCTGCCAGTTCGCGCAAGGTAGCAATTCTTTCCTTTTTCGCTTGTACGATCTCATTTGCACTGGCAACTACTAAGGTCCTTTTGCCAGGGGTTATGCCTGCTTGTCGTTTCGCCGCATACAACTGAGAGAGATGATGAAACAGGTTCAGGGTCCGCGCCGAGTCAAGCGTGAACCGGGCGACCCCTCCTGCCTTGAGCCTGCTCAGCGATTCGGATGGCAGATTTTCCCATTTCTCCCCGGCCCGTTTCCTCCTATGGAATAAATGAACCTTGATGCAGGCATTCGAGTCGTGTGGATTGTTCACTTCCTCAGCGAATAAACTGGTTCGCGTGTGGACTTTAGAACCAAGCACGACCTCATCGACGACCGCCGAATTCGGAGATGTACTTTGAATGTTGTATTTATCAGCCATAAACGACCCCCGTTTCGCTGGGAAAATACGGTCAATTCAAGATCGGTTGATTATGATATAATTGGTAAAGATGGAACACCACATCAATCCGTAGTGTCACTTGCGTGGATTTCATGATCCGGGAGTAGACGCGAGGATGGGTCCGCGAGTTTGGGTCGTTGACCTCAAACACCAGACAATGAAGCTGAGGTCTCCGAAGGGCATATTAAAGCGGACGGATTACTATGCGATGTACAACCTCAAGGATCTGCCGCCCCAATCTTTCGAGACGGACTTTCTCCGGCGCGTGGAGGATGAAGCCGCCCCACTGTTGGTTAAGCTTCGTGACGGCGGTTACAGGCTCTCTGACTCTGAGCGGAGCCGCTTGGCCGTCTTCATAGCTCTACTCTTCGCCCGGACACCGGCGAACCGCGACGCGATGGAAGGTCTGGCCGCGAAGATGATAGAGGCTCTAGCGCGGACGAAAGCACGCGGTCCTGAGTTTGCGCGCACGATGCGCGAAGCGAGTAAGGGACGCGAAATCTCCGATAACCGGATTGAGGAACTGAGATGAAAGCTTCTCAAACCAGCGCGATTCGTTGTCGGATCATCCCTGAGTTCACACTGTTATCAATACTGAATGCGACCGATGCGGAAAGGATTCCGCCGGGCAGTCGTCGAATCTTCGAGCCGCCCGGCTTTACCCTCCGTCCCGTTTACTAACAGCGCGTAGCGCGCATCCTTAATCGCGACAGGAAGCCCGAAACCCCTAACAGGGTGTTGAAAAACGAAGACCGAACTGCCTGTTTTGATTTCCGGTGCTTCAACACCGCGGCGTCCGCCAGACGACATACCTACTGCGTCGCCCGCGGTATCCGCGGGTTGGCGATGCTCAATCCAGAGCTTAGACTTTTGGGTCGGGAGTTAGCGAGTTACAGGGGCATCAAATGAAAAGCCGACTAATCGCAATCACATTCATCATGGCCTGCTTATCGACGACGGGCGGTCTCGCTGCTGGCCGTGACATGGAAAGGATGAACATGAAGACCGGCGACGTGTCGCAGATGAAGGGCGCGGCGCCGGACCCGTCCAACATGAAAGAAGGCGAAGTCGAAGCGATGTCAGGCGGGTCGGAAACAGATCACGACATGCATATGGGTCATGGGGCGATGAAGAACATGGCGCTGCACATGGCGTACACGGATCTACGGTCAATGACTGACGCCGACAAAAAACGCGCCGGCGAAATCCTCGCGGAACTGCAGAAGGCGCTGACCAAGTATCAGGACGTTCACGCCGCTGAGGCCGACGGCTACCAGCCGTTCCATCCGGAGTTCAAGCAGGCGGTCGTACATTTCACGAAAAAGTGGAACGGGCTGAAAGCCGCGTTCGTATTCGACGCATCGGAGCCAACTTCGCTGCTCTATCAGCGCACCGCCGACGGCGGCTACAAATTGATCGGCGCGATGTACACCGATCGAAAGGGCGCGAGCGAGGCACAGCTAAACGATCGAGTGCCGCTTAGCGTCGCGCGATGGCATCGGCATATCAATCTGTGTTTTCCGCGCAAAGGAGAGAGCCTCCAGAGCGTCGATTGGACCAGCTTCGGCTTCAACGGTTCGATCGCCACCAAAGACGCTTGCGACGCTGCGGGCGGCCGCTTTTATCCGCAGGTCTTCGGCTGGATGGTGCACGTCTATCCGTGGGAGACCGATCCGAAGCTGGTTTGGGCGCACTGATTCGACGATAGTGGCTGGATGCAGCCGCGGGTCGAACTGATCGCCGTCCGCAAATCCTACGACGGCTTCGTCGCCGTTGACGATCTGACCTTCTCGATTTTTCCCGGACAGA
The window above is part of the Candidatus Binatus sp. genome. Proteins encoded here:
- a CDS encoding Shedu immune nuclease family protein, which codes for MADKYNIQSTSPNSAVVDEVVLGSKVHTRTSLFAEEVNNPHDSNACIKVHLFHRRKRAGEKWENLPSESLSRLKAGGVARFTLDSARTLNLFHHLSQLYAAKRQAGITPGKRTLVVASANEIVQAKKERIATLRELAESPDELWHDLENARPGILLKLSYAKLQEERAAALAEFKAHLDREEQEEWWQHFFQKNTWIFGYGLSYRFISLSQSKPHLGGTTISGRGGKLGDFMGLSEAQVKFTVLVEIKRPQSPLVRPKEYRNGVYPPGDDVAGGAAQVQTACRQWQESSDSAGNRDALKEAFTIQPKGILVVGNLKQLKDDRARIQSFELFRRNLTNPEILTFDELYERAAFIVQRTIQPSQSH
- a CDS encoding DUF4238 domain-containing protein → MRGFHDPGVDARMGPRVWVVDLKHQTMKLRSPKGILKRTDYYAMYNLKDLPPQSFETDFLRRVEDEAAPLLVKLRDGGYRLSDSERSRLAVFIALLFARTPANRDAMEGLAAKMIEALARTKARGPEFARTMREASKGREISDNRIEELR